The proteins below come from a single Nitrosospira sp. Is2 genomic window:
- the secA gene encoding preprotein translocase subunit SecA, which translates to MLNNLLKKVFGSRNDRLIKQYFQSVATINALEGKTASLTDAELRAKTEEFKQRITDGTGLDALLPEAFAVVREASKRVLNMRHFDVQLIGGMVLHNGRIAEMRTGEGKTLMATLPVYLNALAGKGVHLVTVNDYLAKRDAEWMGRIYQFLGISVGVVLSQMDHGDKQAAYSAGITYGTNNEFGFDYLRDNMVSHPVERVQRMLNYAIVDEVDSILIDEARTPLIISGQAEGNTDVYVRMNTLIPKLVRQETEKGVGDFSVDEKAQQVLLSEAGFEHAEKLLTQSGLLAPGTSLYDPANINLVHHLYAALRAHALFLRDQHYVVQNGEVVIVDEFTGRLMSGRRWSEGLHQAVEAKEGVPIQKENQTLASITFQNYFRMYQKLAGMTGTADTEAYEFQQIYGLETVIIPTHRDMVRIDRMDQVFRTMDEKYSAIIEDIKDCYQRGQPVLVGTTSIENNELLSSLLTRDNLPHQLLNAKQHAREAEIVTQAGRPKMITIATNMAGRGTDIVLGGNPEPELERLRSDSDLSDADKDERIAEVQGQWELLHEEVLKQGGLHIIGTERHESRRVDNQLRGRAGRQGDPGSSRFYLSLEDPLLRIFASDRVAGIMQKLNMPPGEAIEHPWVTRAIENAQRKVEARNFDIRKQLLEYDDVANDQRKVIYQQRNEILESQDISETITAMRTDMLRNLIVLHVPSQSVEEEWDIPGLEKALTFEYQLSLPVHEWLEKDSDLHEENLHERIIGAADQHYSSKVDQVGVEIMHQYERAVMLQSLDTHWREHLAALDHLRQGIHLRGYAQKNPKQEYKREAFELFTGMLEEIKAEVTRILMTVQIRSEQQVEAAAEMQQPPVNVQYHHAAYEEALGEEEPQEDKEAQERPEKLQPFVRQGGKIGRNDPCPCGSGKKYKQCHGRLS; encoded by the coding sequence ATGCTGAACAATTTGTTAAAGAAAGTCTTCGGAAGCCGTAACGATAGGCTGATCAAACAGTATTTCCAGTCTGTTGCAACAATCAACGCGCTGGAGGGAAAAACTGCGTCCCTTACGGATGCAGAGCTACGTGCAAAGACCGAAGAGTTCAAACAACGCATCACCGACGGCACAGGCCTCGATGCTCTTTTGCCGGAAGCGTTCGCGGTCGTGCGCGAGGCGAGCAAACGTGTTTTAAACATGCGCCACTTCGACGTGCAGTTGATCGGAGGCATGGTGCTACATAACGGCAGAATTGCCGAAATGAGAACAGGCGAAGGTAAGACATTGATGGCGACTTTGCCGGTATATCTCAATGCGCTGGCTGGCAAGGGCGTTCACCTTGTCACGGTCAACGATTACCTCGCCAAGCGGGATGCGGAATGGATGGGGCGCATATACCAATTTCTTGGTATCAGCGTTGGGGTAGTCCTTTCGCAGATGGACCATGGCGACAAGCAGGCTGCGTACTCCGCTGGCATTACCTACGGCACTAATAACGAATTTGGCTTCGATTACCTGCGGGACAATATGGTCAGCCATCCTGTCGAGCGGGTGCAACGCATGCTCAACTACGCCATCGTTGATGAGGTAGATTCAATTTTGATTGACGAGGCGCGCACGCCCTTGATCATATCAGGCCAGGCGGAAGGCAATACCGACGTCTACGTGCGCATGAACACGCTCATTCCTAAACTTGTCCGGCAGGAAACCGAGAAAGGCGTCGGCGACTTCAGTGTCGACGAAAAGGCCCAGCAGGTGCTATTGAGCGAGGCAGGGTTCGAACACGCGGAGAAATTGCTTACCCAAAGCGGCTTGCTCGCGCCGGGCACCAGCCTGTACGACCCCGCAAACATCAACCTCGTCCATCATCTTTACGCCGCATTGCGCGCGCACGCATTGTTCCTGCGCGATCAGCATTACGTAGTACAGAATGGCGAAGTGGTGATCGTTGACGAATTTACTGGCCGGCTCATGTCGGGAAGGCGCTGGTCGGAAGGGTTGCACCAGGCAGTGGAAGCCAAAGAAGGGGTCCCGATCCAGAAAGAGAATCAGACCCTGGCCTCCATCACTTTCCAGAATTATTTTCGCATGTACCAGAAGTTGGCCGGCATGACGGGAACGGCGGACACGGAGGCTTACGAATTCCAGCAGATTTATGGGCTGGAAACCGTCATTATTCCAACGCATCGTGACATGGTACGGATTGACAGGATGGATCAGGTCTTCCGAACCATGGATGAGAAGTACAGCGCCATAATCGAAGATATCAAGGACTGCTATCAGAGAGGGCAGCCGGTTCTTGTTGGGACGACCTCGATTGAGAACAATGAATTGCTGTCGAGTCTCCTGACGCGCGACAACTTGCCGCACCAGCTGCTAAATGCAAAGCAGCACGCGAGGGAAGCGGAGATCGTAACCCAGGCAGGACGTCCAAAGATGATCACGATTGCCACCAATATGGCCGGCCGGGGTACCGATATCGTGCTTGGGGGCAATCCGGAACCCGAGCTTGAGCGCCTTCGTTCTGACAGCGATTTGAGCGACGCGGATAAAGACGAGCGTATTGCAGAGGTGCAGGGGCAATGGGAGCTGCTGCACGAAGAGGTGCTGAAGCAGGGAGGGTTGCATATCATCGGCACAGAGCGGCACGAATCCCGTCGTGTGGATAATCAGCTCCGAGGCCGCGCCGGCCGTCAAGGCGATCCGGGTTCGAGCCGTTTTTACCTCTCCCTGGAAGACCCCCTTCTACGCATATTCGCATCCGATCGCGTTGCTGGCATCATGCAAAAGCTCAATATGCCACCAGGGGAGGCTATCGAACATCCATGGGTCACCCGCGCCATCGAAAACGCTCAGCGAAAGGTGGAAGCCCGCAATTTTGATATTCGCAAGCAACTGCTGGAATACGATGATGTCGCCAATGATCAGCGCAAGGTGATCTATCAGCAGCGTAACGAGATTCTTGAGTCTCAGGATATTTCCGAGACCATCACCGCGATGCGTACGGATATGCTGCGCAATCTCATCGTTCTTCACGTGCCGTCGCAGAGCGTTGAAGAAGAATGGGATATCCCGGGGTTGGAGAAAGCTTTAACCTTCGAATATCAACTGTCGTTGCCGGTGCACGAGTGGCTGGAAAAAGACTCCGACCTGCATGAGGAGAACCTTCATGAGCGGATTATCGGCGCAGCCGACCAGCACTATTCGAGCAAGGTGGACCAGGTCGGGGTGGAAATCATGCATCAGTACGAGCGGGCTGTAATGCTGCAGAGCCTGGATACGCACTGGCGTGAGCATCTGGCTGCCCTGGATCATTTGCGCCAGGGTATTCATTTGCGTGGATATGCGCAGAAAAACCCGAAACAGGAATACAAGCGCGAGGCATTTGAGCTCTTTACGGGCATGCTTGAGGAGATCAAGGCAGAGGTTACCAGGATACTCATGACCGTCCAGATACGAAGTGAGCAACAAGTGGAAGCAGCGGCTGAGATGCAGCAGCCGCCGGTCAACGTGCAATACCATCACGCAGCCTACGAAGAGGCGCTGGGCGAAGAGGAGCCCCAGGAGGACAAAGAAGCTCAAGAGCGTCCTGAAAAGCTGCAACCATTTGTTCGTCAAGGCGGAAAAATCGGCCGTAACGATCCCTGCCCCTGCGGATCAGGAAAAAAATATAAACAATGCCACGGTAGGCTGAGCTGA
- a CDS encoding DUF721 domain-containing protein: MAARKINFYLGSLRLTPEHQRLFSSTDKLIAMQQVFMKIAPPQLAQRSALGAFVDGDLTIYARNGAIAAKLRQMLPSLLLKFRARGYEVTAIRIAVQANYHSTIEPDVTVKTRQMGRAGVESLANLVVALPPSPLRTAVARLLKRQAKRPE, translated from the coding sequence ATGGCCGCGCGCAAAATCAACTTTTACCTCGGGTCCTTGAGGCTGACGCCCGAGCATCAACGGCTGTTTAGCTCCACAGACAAGCTTATCGCGATGCAACAGGTATTCATGAAAATTGCCCCGCCTCAACTGGCTCAGCGCAGCGCCTTAGGCGCGTTCGTTGACGGAGACTTGACCATATACGCCCGAAACGGCGCAATTGCAGCAAAGCTCAGACAAATGCTGCCCTCGTTATTATTAAAATTTCGGGCGCGGGGTTATGAGGTTACTGCAATTCGGATTGCGGTGCAAGCAAATTACCATAGTACTATCGAGCCTGATGTAACGGTAAAAACACGCCAGATGGGCCGGGCAGGCGTCGAAAGCCTGGCTAATCTTGTCGTAGCGTTGCCCCCATCGCCCTTAAGAACCGCGGTTGCAAGATTACTGAAACGGCAAGCCAAGAGACCGGAGTAA
- the ftsZ gene encoding cell division protein FtsZ, with product MFEIMDTQTQEAVIKVIGIGGCGGNAVDHMIQNGVQGVEFICANTDAQALKRNQARTLLQMGSAITKGLGAGADPEVGRNAALEDRDRIAELIEGADMLFITAGMGGGTGTGAAPVVAQVAKELGILTVAVVTKPFSFEGRRLKAAQVGMDALSQHVDSLIVIPNDKLMSVLGEDISMLDAFKAANNVLYGAVAGIAEVINCPGLVNVDFADVKTVMSEMGMAMMGSAFAAGPGRARAAAEQAVASPLLEDVNLSGARGILVNITASSAMKMREVHDVMSTIKDFTAEDATVIVGTVIDENMQENLRVTMVATGLGGVVNRAQSKPFSVVHTRTGTDNVFADGMNWKDLDAPASIRTNRRRDATIEAMKQSGVDVLDIPAFLRKQAD from the coding sequence ATGTTCGAAATCATGGACACACAAACACAGGAAGCGGTTATAAAAGTCATCGGTATCGGCGGTTGCGGCGGTAACGCGGTGGATCACATGATCCAGAATGGCGTGCAAGGCGTGGAATTCATTTGCGCGAATACCGATGCTCAAGCGCTGAAACGCAACCAGGCGCGTACTTTGCTGCAAATGGGGTCAGCGATCACGAAAGGGTTGGGGGCGGGCGCCGATCCTGAAGTTGGACGCAACGCAGCGCTGGAAGATCGCGACCGCATTGCCGAGTTGATTGAAGGGGCGGACATGCTGTTTATAACCGCCGGAATGGGGGGCGGGACCGGTACAGGGGCCGCACCCGTGGTCGCGCAGGTGGCTAAGGAGCTCGGCATTCTGACGGTAGCGGTAGTCACCAAACCGTTCTCGTTCGAAGGACGGCGTCTGAAGGCGGCCCAGGTCGGCATGGATGCATTGTCCCAACATGTAGATTCGTTGATTGTGATCCCCAACGATAAGCTGATGAGCGTGCTTGGCGAGGATATAAGCATGCTGGACGCGTTTAAGGCCGCGAATAACGTGTTGTATGGCGCAGTGGCCGGCATCGCCGAGGTCATCAACTGCCCGGGCTTGGTCAACGTCGATTTTGCCGACGTAAAAACCGTGATGTCAGAGATGGGGATGGCAATGATGGGCTCCGCATTTGCCGCGGGCCCCGGTCGCGCACGCGCGGCTGCGGAACAGGCGGTCGCCAGTCCCCTTCTGGAGGACGTAAATCTTTCGGGTGCACGAGGAATATTGGTCAATATTACCGCGAGCTCGGCAATGAAGATGCGGGAGGTCCACGACGTGATGAGTACCATCAAGGACTTCACCGCCGAAGACGCGACCGTGATAGTCGGCACGGTCATTGATGAGAATATGCAGGAAAATCTGCGGGTGACTATGGTGGCGACAGGACTGGGAGGCGTAGTCAATCGCGCGCAGTCCAAGCCGTTTAGTGTCGTTCACACCCGCACAGGGACGGATAACGTGTTTGCAGATGGCATGAATTGGAAAGATCTCGATGCCCCAGCCTCGATCCGGACGAACAGGCGGCGTGATGCAACCATTGAGGCGATGAAACAATCCGGCGTGGATGTATTGGATATTCCAGCCTTCCTTAGGAAGCAGGCCGACTAG
- a CDS encoding cytochrome P460 family protein — protein MKCFNGILSAVALTAILVGCAQVPPAPQVQKYKDGELPLPAEYKSWPKFLSDIQRADNKQVREIYINPIGHSTKMGDSFPNGTISVMEIYKAREAADGSPLKGPDGKFVKGELLKIAVMGKGAGWGETVTPPELKNGDWIYAMYMADGKTKAPDDTATCRACHLPLKDKDYIFRYDEYFQKRG, from the coding sequence ATGAAATGTTTCAACGGGATTCTTTCGGCTGTCGCGCTGACAGCAATACTGGTGGGTTGCGCGCAAGTGCCTCCCGCTCCTCAGGTTCAGAAATACAAGGATGGGGAATTACCCCTTCCCGCAGAGTACAAGAGTTGGCCGAAATTCCTTTCCGATATTCAGCGTGCAGACAACAAGCAGGTCCGGGAAATCTATATTAATCCGATTGGACACAGCACCAAGATGGGCGATTCCTTCCCCAACGGGACCATTTCCGTGATGGAAATTTACAAGGCGCGCGAAGCGGCCGACGGTTCTCCGTTGAAGGGGCCAGATGGCAAATTTGTAAAAGGTGAATTGCTGAAAATAGCGGTGATGGGGAAAGGTGCTGGATGGGGGGAAACCGTTACTCCTCCAGAACTTAAAAATGGGGACTGGATCTACGCGATGTATATGGCTGATGGAAAAACCAAGGCGCCAGATGATACCGCCACATGCCGCGCCTGCCACTTGCCGCTGAAGGACAAGGATTATATCTTCCGTTACGACGAGTATTTTCAGAAGCGCGGATAA
- a CDS encoding M23 family metallopeptidase: protein MNIILISNNLAKARTLTLTTKHFVLLAAAFISSSVLLAMGLNYLSLRYADKLDSPTFRSLVLSVHQEEHQKAQSYLRDSLNAMAIRMGQMQAQLLRLDSVGARLAELSGMKPQEFLFNQSPGQGGAHPTLPTQDLSFVEMGNKIQELSAILDDRSDKLGALDSVLMQDRLKKKMLPSVMPIEAKWYSSGFGVRIDPFTGRSAFHEGVDFMATTGTPIVVAASGVVVYSDYHPEYGNMIDVDHGNEFVSRYAHASRRLVKVGQVVVRGQKIAEVGSTGRSTGPHLHFEVRHRGLPQNPSRFLKMPG from the coding sequence ATGAATATTATTCTAATTTCCAACAATTTGGCAAAAGCCAGAACTCTGACCTTAACAACGAAGCATTTTGTATTGCTGGCAGCGGCATTCATTTCGTCTTCCGTGTTATTGGCGATGGGGTTGAATTATCTCTCCCTGCGCTATGCTGACAAACTCGATAGTCCCACATTCAGGTCGCTTGTTCTAAGCGTACATCAGGAAGAGCATCAGAAAGCCCAGTCTTATTTGCGCGATAGTTTGAATGCAATGGCTATCAGGATGGGCCAGATGCAGGCCCAACTGTTGCGTCTCGATTCCGTAGGTGCGCGCCTGGCAGAGTTGTCCGGCATGAAGCCACAGGAATTCTTGTTCAATCAAAGCCCGGGGCAGGGCGGAGCGCACCCCACTCTTCCGACTCAAGATCTGTCATTTGTAGAGATGGGCAATAAAATCCAGGAGTTGTCTGCTATTTTAGATGACCGTAGCGACAAGCTCGGCGCACTGGATTCGGTCTTGATGCAGGACAGGCTCAAGAAGAAGATGCTTCCCTCCGTAATGCCGATCGAGGCAAAGTGGTACTCCTCCGGATTTGGAGTGCGCATCGATCCTTTCACAGGACGTAGCGCGTTTCACGAGGGGGTTGATTTTATGGCCACGACGGGAACTCCGATTGTGGTTGCGGCGAGTGGCGTGGTGGTGTATTCCGACTACCATCCCGAATATGGTAATATGATCGATGTTGACCACGGTAATGAGTTCGTCAGTAGGTACGCGCATGCTTCCAGGCGCTTGGTCAAAGTCGGCCAGGTAGTGGTGCGGGGACAGAAAATTGCAGAGGTCGGCAGCACTGGCCGTTCTACCGGTCCGCATTTGCATTTTGAAGTCAGGCACAGGGGCTTACCGCAAAATCCATCCCGATTCTTGAAGATGCCCGGTTGA